In the genome of Phaeodactylum tricornutum CCAP 1055/1 chromosome 20, whole genome shotgun sequence, one region contains:
- a CDS encoding predicted protein produces MEDKLSSPSSSSQGASVATPVKRQHESDDIALVIRKQPPSHVFSGEVFDIEFELEVSPGSQYSPPANVEVMVTLDSSKGISKDETKLIILEEPRLSPSRKTGKARCRLDCVILPKERGAAVCIRVGAKKEREISACVTNYIHIVRAKLWVRVDESWGNVWYKDEGGRDKSIEVTVKAFDQQNNIVKERVPLSLKLCYDSPSLLRVSNQHLLRKLGSERTLQIEEQTGIAKIRFRIEDVSKNHQGQDFVVEISADKEFQDFAPATTPPVAVRSKRNKRHRNTPSSGSSRPSIALDRNRNETFLGMQEAAQFSNPVTSLSPDTGRLREALQEVIHWTEEVVNGLYPLQWQVLGYTQNPDGSPDYSRPYHSMTNPNAVISRVLSTYNQSTRDNLNILKQAVDRTEVLNDTSGQSSYAAPANMQRAFDSMGDAGQPQNILPSRQRIDPVYGDYATLQHPSYFPQPPSRTGDPAMLNTPGRRSHHVSYGSQSKINSNEDNPESLVEYVLAKKYKSLHSGEHLGFPAYSGNKEIVGFYREATNKLGASQFVAIGRHTRDFGPFEILQATDILEEAIANKSDAVHALKDWGSIGNLIDHCLVYDFSKDVSGVGGTHHSLSGA; encoded by the coding sequence ATGGAAGATAAACTCTCGTCACCTTCGTCATCCTCTCAGGGCGCCAGTGTCGCCACCCCGGTCAAGCGACAGCACGAAAGCGACGATATTGCGCTTGTAATACGAAAACAGCCTCCCTCGCACGTGTTTTCTGGTGAAGTGTTCGACATTGAGTTTGAATTGGAAGTCAGTCCAGGATCGCAGTATAGCCCTCCCGCGAACGTCGAGGTCATGGTCACACTTGATTCAAGCAAAGGCATATCGAAAGATGAAACGAAGTTAATTATTTTGGAAGAACCTCGCTTGTCGCCTAGTCGCAAAACTGGGAAAGCTAGATGTCGGCTTGACTGCGTTATCTTACCGAAAGAACGTGGGGCTGCAGTTTGCATTCGCGTCGGGGCCAAAAAAGAGCGAGAAATATCTGCATGTGTCACAAACTACATTCATATTGTAAGAGCAAAGCTTTGGGTTCGTGTTGATGAGTCTTGGGGAAATGTTTGGTACAAAGATGAAGGTGGTCGGGACAAATCGATTGAAGTCACCGTTAAGGCCTTCGATCAGCAAAATAACATTGTGAAGGAAAGAGTGCCACTTTCCTTGAAATTATGTTATGACTCCCCATCTCTTTTAAGAGTTTCCAATCAGCATCTTTTACGCAAGCTTGGGTCTGAGAGAACTCTCCAAATCGAGGAACAAACTGGCATAGCAAAGATTAGATTCCGAATAGAGGATGTGTCCAAAAATCACCAAGGTCAAGACTTTGTGGTGGAAATATCAGCAGACAAAGAATTCCAAGACTTTGCTCCGGCGACAACACCGCCAGTAGCCGTTCGCTCGAAGAGGAATAAACGTCACAGAAACACTCCGTCCAGTGGAAGCTCTCGCCCGTCAATTGCACTGGACCGAAATCGCAATGAAACATTTCTGGGTATGCAAGAGGCAGCACAGTTTTCAAATCCTGTAACCTCTCTTAGTCCGGATACAGGGAGACTGAGGGAAGCGCTTCAAGAGGTAATACACTGGACAGAAGAAGTCGTGAACGGTCTCTATCCGTTGCAATGGCAAGTTCTCGGATACACGCAGAATCCCGACGGGAGTCCTGACTATAGTCGACCTTATCACAGCATGACAAATCCCAATGCAGTCATCAGCAGGGTACTTTCCACGTACAACCAATCTACTCGGGACAACCTTAACATTTTAAAGCAGGCAGTTGACCGGACAGAAGTATTGAACGATACAAGCGGACAATCGTCTTATGCTGCACCTGCCAACATGCAGAGAGCGTTTGACTCGATGGGGGACGCGGGTCAGCCTCAGAACATATTGCCCTCTCGCCAACGGATAGACCCGGTCTACGGAGATTACGCAACTTTGCAGCATCCATCATATTTTCCGCAACCACCTTCGCGTACAGGTGATCCGGCGATGTTGAATACCCCAGGTCGGCGTTCGCATCATGTGAGTTACGGGAGCCAATCCAAGATAAATTCCAATGAAGACAATCCAGAGAGTCTGGTGGAATATGTTCTGGCGAAAAAATACAAATCCCTGCATAGTGGAGAGCATTTGGGCTTTCCAGCATACTCAGGTAACAAAGAAATAGTGGGTTTCTACCGTGAGGCGACGAACAAGCTGGGAGCTAGCCAATTCGTTGCTATAGGCAGGCACACCCGCGATTTCGGGCCCTTCGAGATTTTGCAAGCAACTGATATTCTTGAGGAGGCAATAGCGAACAAAAGCGACGCGGTTCATGCTCTAAAAGATTGGGGCTCGATTGGGAATTTAATCGATCACTGTCTTGTTTATGATTTCAGCAAAGATGTTTCTGGTGTTGGAGGCACTCACCATTCTTTATCGGGGGCCTGA
- a CDS encoding predicted protein codes for MAAKQGLTAQLSQAGEDAKRAVLSRTGVTSSWFSNLNTVCTIKSAPPRSPDVLQMLATKSGWLFKRNEQHVWQARWCCIVPHSFLYYFDANVVPGQAPPIPNPTPQQQESWNKAVQLGYGNRKQHEKRGSLYLFNGQNNANEETEGGSAGPEPSKLSSSHPAGIIDLECYTSVHRSSADKHVLELAGDDQVNPDLRPFYFCTGSDTESEHWTDSLLNCRHSALLDECEAYKQVCDGFAQQLQGLHTDLDGAARVQEECQDELYRVRSSQEDVRRSCWRLMEDSLERPVSDLDPRILEKRAQFQRNLGTVRIQDMGIPQAVRLLLEYLQVVEEVSIDLHCQKERLRDNLQQTGQSDQVKVEELTKELEELKNEFLTEKQQWQAQVDTATAKYQQSQKELKDVEKDLSSTRMEVTMYQSQQKTKLSEVQQHKKILKKEVIDLRSRLENAMSELSMMRHQQESHKMQAEQEREKNSLLERYVEKMESQVKVQQNMMEMMSQSGVGSVVGGSIGPFDHRSYASRSRNNIVVVHRGRDESENVDNDNEAEDVARGLPFAKEEKTSDRRNLVEDIDNKSHMSELTEDRTQRHYEAFTNEYSPYRDLGGNSPNMNGTRQNSSSQRTPGPPTYIGVGSFPQNHLEAARASKKNSPQAPRIRRNDIPRPSGVHDTSPIASGKASVAQLTRLEAEKQSTPSRARVDENNPRQEQAGRSPGLSKRHGKTSSSRSVKSQGSRIWKRMEEAVLGPLPDERSSDEDDSSGSINSNGAADFTEEGDNRNRLAGDELSDEKKMTESVSHLSLHERSKLQREKQLQFLKEQGLVKDKESSWNSEGPS; via the exons ATGGCAGCCAAGCAGGGTCTAACCGCTCAGCTTTCGCAAGCGGGAGAAGATGCCAAGAGAGCAGTTCTCAGTCGAACAGGGGTTACCTCATCCTGGTTTTCCAATCTCAACACAGTATGTACCATCAAAAGCGCACCCCCGAGATCCCCCGACGTTCTGCAGATGCTCGCCACGAAATCCGGCTGGCTTTTCAAACGTAACGAACAGCATGTTTGGCAAGCACGATGGTGTTGTATTGTACCACACAGCTTTCTTTACTACTTTGACGCCAATGTAGTTCCCGGTCAAGCCCCACCAATACCCAATCCAACTCCCCAGCAGCAGGAAAGTTGGAACAAAGCGGTCCAACTCGGTTACGGCAACCGTAAGCAGCACGAAAAGCGCGGCAGTCTTTACTTATTCAATGGACAAAACAATGCCAAtgaagaaacggaaggcGGATCAGCTGGACCAGAACCCTCCAAGTTATCATCAAGTCACCCGGCAGGGATTATCGATCTCGAATGTTACACCTCTGTTCACCGCTCTTCTGCTGACAAGCACGTTCTTGAACTCGCCGGCGACGACCAGGTAAATCCAGACTTACGACCATTCTACTTTTGTACCGGCAGTGATACCGAATCAGAGCATTGGACGGATTCCTTGTTGAATTGTCGCCATTCCGCCTTGTTGGACGAGTGTGAAGCCTACAAGCAAGTCTGTGACGGCTTTGCGCAACAGTTACAAGGCCTTCACACCGATTTAGACGGGGCCGCGCGCGTGCAGGAAGAATGTCAGGATGAGTTGTATCGCGTTCGTAGCAGTCAAGAGGACGTTCGACGATCGTGTTGGCGCCTAATGGAAGACTCGTTGGAGCGACCGGTTTCAGACTTGGACCCAAGAATTCTGGAGAAACGTGCCCAGTTTCAACGGAATTTAGGAACAGTCCGGATCCAAGATATGGGTATACCACAAGCAGTGCGGCTCCTTTTAGAATACTTGCAAGTCGTCGAAGAAGTCTCCATCGATCTACACTGCCAAAAAGAACGTCTTCGGGACAACCTGCAGCAGACAGGCCAGTCAGATCAGGTCAAGGTGGAAGAGCTTACAAAGGAACTGGAAGAACTGAAAAACGAATTCTTGACGGAGAAGCAGCAATGGCAAGCTCAAGTTGATACGGCAACAGCGAAGTATCAGCAGTCCCAGAAAGAGCTGAAAGACGTTGAGAAAGATCTCAGTAGTACACGAATGGAAGTCACCATGTACCAAAGTCAGCAAAAAACTAAATTGAGTGAAGTACAGCAGCACAAGAAGATCCTAAAAAAAGAGGTAATCGATTTGCGATCCAGATTGGAAAATGCTATGTCTGAACTATCTATGATGCGCCACCAACAAGAAAGTCACAAAATGCAAGCGGAGCAAGAGCGGGAAAAGAATAGTTTACTGGAACGCTATGTTGAAAAAATGGAGAGCCAAGTCAAAGTGCAACAAAATATGATGGAAATGATGTCACAATCTGGAGTGGGTAGTGTAGTCGGCGGAAGTATCGGTCCTTTCGACCATCGTTCATATGCGTCGCGGTCCCGCAACAATATTGTTGTCGTTCATCGCGGAAGGGATGAAAGTGAAAACGTCGATAACGACAATGAAGCCGAAGATGTCGCTCGAGGGCTGCCTTttgcgaaagaagaaaagacAAGTGATCGACGCAATCTGGTCGAAGATATTGACAATAAGAGCCACATGTCTGAGTTGACCGAAGACCGTACGCAGCGACATTACGAAGCGTTTACCAACGAGTACTCACCATATCGAGATCTGGGAGGAAACAGTCCCAACATGAATGGCACAAGGCAAAATAGTTCATCACAGAGAACTCCGGGCCCCCCGACGTATATCGGGGTTGGTTCTTTTCCACAGAACCACCTAGAGGCTGCCCGCGCGTCAAAGAAGAATAGTCCACAAGCACCACGTATTAGAAGAAATGACATTCCGCGTCCTAGCGGAGTCCACGATACATCGCCGATTGCTTCAGGGAAGGCGTCTGTTGCACAACTGACTAGGCTTGAAGCAGAGAAACAAAGCACTCCCAGTCGCGCTCGCGTTGACGAAAACAATCCTCGTCAAGAGCAAGCGGGTAGATCTCCAGGTCTGTCCAAGCGGCACGGAAAGACATCTTCTTCTAGGTCTGTCAAGTCGCAGGGTTCCCGTATTTGGAAACGTATGGAGGAGGCTGTACTTGGTCCACTTCCTGATGAACGCTCTTCGGATGAGGACGACAGTAGCGGTTCAATTAATTCAAATGGGGCAGCAGATTTCACAGAGGAGGGAGACAACCGCAATCGTCTGGCTGGGGATGAACTTTCTgacgaaaagaaaatgacGGAATCAGTCTCA CATCTCTCTCTTCACGAACGCTCAAAGCTACAACGGGAAAAACAACTGCAGTTTTTGAAGGAGCAAGGCCTGgtcaaagacaaagaaagtTCATGGAATTCTGAGGGGCCGTCGTGA